In a genomic window of Candidatus Bathyarchaeota archaeon:
- a CDS encoding presenilin has protein sequence MAEEKFRATPIYIVPILSSLLVSILCAFLILESKVELTSVTMLPETGYGPLFNATIFVLAAGFGATIIYFLLKFGVHRFIHFLMGVTFSVLTFLLVILYSELVFVIMNIDVPSAMILFLAFFATSFVVLEVFLGKGRFYEIIVLVIGGSTGTLLGASIPTFSAVLILLLLAVYDVIAVFHGPVGKIAEIGLEHLPGASFSFKKIYVGLGDLTFYSMLVSHVFLSFGWKACAAATCGVLFGSFLSFKMVEKKGMFPGLPFSVLFGLLASFIALLWFNI, from the coding sequence ATGGCTGAAGAAAAGTTTAGAGCGACTCCCATCTATATCGTTCCCATACTTTCAAGCCTGCTTGTTAGCATTTTGTGTGCGTTTCTAATCTTAGAATCTAAAGTAGAATTGACCTCTGTAACAATGCTCCCCGAGACAGGGTATGGTCCATTATTCAACGCAACAATTTTTGTTCTTGCGGCAGGATTTGGTGCCACTATAATATATTTTCTTTTAAAGTTTGGTGTGCATCGTTTTATCCATTTTTTAATGGGCGTTACGTTTTCTGTTCTCACATTTCTTCTCGTAATACTTTATTCTGAACTTGTTTTCGTGATTATGAACATAGACGTTCCTTCAGCGATGATTTTGTTTTTAGCCTTTTTTGCAACATCATTTGTTGTTCTGGAGGTTTTTCTGGGAAAAGGCAGGTTTTATGAGATTATCGTTCTTGTAATTGGAGGGTCTACTGGAACATTGTTGGGAGCCTCGATCCCCACGTTTAGTGCGGTTTTGATCTTGTTGTTATTAGCTGTTTATGATGTGATTGCTGTGTTCCACGGTCCCGTTGGAAAGATTGCGGAAATAGGCTTAGAGCATTTACCAGGCGCCAGTTTTTCCTTTAAGAAAATTTATGTGGGGCTTGGCGATTTAACATTTTATTCAATGCTAGTGAGTCATGTGTTTTTGAGTTTTGGCTGGAAAGCTTGTGCTGCAGCAACATGTGGAGTGTTATTTGGTTCGTTTCTATCCTTTAAAATGGTTGAGAAGAAAGGAATGTTTCCGGGTTTGCCTTTCTCTGTATTATTCGGTTTACTTGCTAGCTTTATAGCTTTACTGTGGTTTAATATCTGA
- a CDS encoding helix-turn-helix domain-containing protein, protein MSEDLKEEMKELKEEIANLKEELRDIVERKQKRSRGIYIDVGNRVHDYVEDVMEGVAEGIHGELEKSIFIGPQGVRIFRNRKLYRKEDEIEVSFHKVAKVMSSLGHEHRLGILNELMSGGKYINELQEQLSEITTSTLSSHLNVLEEAGLVVQEKVRGRYLITMPGRTAYKMARRVTRFLERRNHK, encoded by the coding sequence ATGTCTGAAGACCTAAAAGAAGAAATGAAAGAACTCAAAGAAGAAATTGCAAATCTAAAAGAAGAACTCAGAGATATTGTGGAAAGGAAACAAAAAAGAAGCCGCGGCATATACATAGATGTAGGCAACCGTGTACACGACTACGTCGAAGATGTCATGGAAGGCGTCGCTGAAGGTATACACGGCGAGCTTGAAAAATCCATATTCATCGGTCCACAAGGCGTCCGAATCTTCAGAAACAGAAAACTGTATAGAAAAGAGGACGAAATTGAAGTTAGTTTTCACAAAGTGGCTAAAGTCATGAGTTCACTGGGTCACGAACACAGACTAGGAATATTAAATGAACTTATGAGCGGCGGAAAATACATTAACGAGCTGCAAGAGCAGCTTTCAGAGATTACCACAAGTACACTTTCAAGCCACCTTAACGTGCTTGAAGAAGCAGGGCTGGTGGTTCAAGAAAAAGTCAGGGGGCGCTACCTCATCACTATGCCAGGTAGAACTGCATACAAAATGGCACGACGTGTCACCAGATTTCTTGAAAGAAGGAACCACAAATGA
- a CDS encoding MBL fold metallo-hydrolase, with the protein MRKFTLEIRFLGGTLEVGRVAIAVKANKTQVLLDYGIMMGHEPGFPMHIAPKDIDALILSHCHLDHSGALPIFYIQDKKPLYATRLTLELAQLLIKDFIHLSGYYLPFEYLELKYMMHNSVYADYGEKKTVGDISFQLLDAGHIPGSAQVLIEAEGKRILFTGDFNTSKTRLLSSADNNYGELDVIIIETTYANNDHTERLELEKNFVAHVTDVVEKGGTVLVPAFGVGRSQEIACILAAHHFEYQITIDGMARAVNRIMMDNTEFLRDPRLFMDAVHGAMWVDGWRDRRTAAKKPSVIISPAGMLKGGPAAFYISKLGKKSSNAVFLVSYQIPGTPGRELLEKGMCVIDGKVRKVKAQVEHFDFSSHCGASQLREVVKNLEGNPKVFAVHGAEGNCERFAKRVKKEAGFKARAPKAGDRFTV; encoded by the coding sequence GTGAGGAAGTTTACTTTAGAAATTAGGTTTCTTGGCGGTACCCTTGAAGTTGGAAGAGTCGCAATAGCGGTAAAAGCCAACAAAACGCAAGTTTTGCTAGACTACGGAATCATGATGGGTCACGAACCGGGTTTTCCCATGCATATTGCTCCTAAGGACATTGATGCGCTTATATTAAGCCACTGTCATCTTGATCACTCTGGAGCGCTACCAATTTTTTACATACAAGATAAGAAGCCTCTCTATGCTACTCGATTGACTTTGGAGTTGGCGCAACTGCTGATTAAGGATTTTATTCATCTTTCGGGCTATTATCTTCCTTTTGAGTATCTTGAATTAAAGTATATGATGCATAACTCTGTCTATGCAGATTATGGAGAGAAGAAAACTGTGGGCGACATAAGTTTTCAGCTTCTCGACGCTGGACATATTCCTGGAAGCGCTCAAGTTCTTATAGAAGCAGAAGGCAAGCGTATTCTTTTCACAGGTGACTTTAACACTTCTAAAACTCGTCTTTTATCATCGGCAGATAATAACTACGGAGAACTTGACGTTATAATAATTGAAACCACCTATGCAAACAACGATCATACTGAACGGCTAGAATTGGAGAAGAATTTTGTTGCTCACGTTACTGATGTTGTGGAAAAGGGCGGTACAGTATTAGTTCCTGCTTTCGGCGTCGGGCGCTCACAAGAAATAGCTTGCATTCTCGCAGCGCATCATTTTGAATATCAAATAACTATAGACGGTATGGCTCGCGCAGTTAATCGCATAATGATGGACAATACAGAATTTCTGCGTGATCCACGTCTCTTTATGGACGCTGTTCACGGAGCTATGTGGGTAGATGGATGGCGAGACCGCAGAACTGCAGCCAAGAAGCCAAGCGTAATTATTTCTCCAGCAGGCATGTTAAAAGGTGGGCCAGCCGCTTTTTATATTTCAAAGTTAGGCAAGAAATCCAGCAACGCCGTTTTCCTTGTAAGCTATCAAATACCAGGTACACCTGGTCGTGAACTGTTGGAAAAAGGAATGTGTGTAATTGATGGCAAAGTACGTAAAGTTAAGGCTCAGGTAGAACATTTCGATTTCTCTTCACATTGCGGTGCCAGTCAACTTCGAGAGGTTGTGAAGAATTTAGAAGGTAACCCTAAGGTATTTGCAGTTCATGGTGCTGAAGGAAACTGTGAACGATTTGCTAAACGGGTGAAAAAAGAAGCAGGTTTTAAGGCTAGAGCGCCAAAAGCAGGCGACAGGTTTACTGTTTGA
- a CDS encoding PHP domain-containing protein, with amino-acid sequence MFERKSNMLRVDLHLHTVFSGDSTISPKLIVDQLHSHPLIKGVAIADHNTLEGYFQVHRLASVYEDLVILPGIEISTEKGDIIILGVEEKPEYPVTLNSAIEFAKTKNGVIVIPHPYRSRGIGDLAMDIDAHAIEVLNPTATPKENMLAQKLAKTKGVSSVAGTDAHNVRELWTVSTEVDAQLTVESVLDAIQKGFVKAVDSRAANLVNRD; translated from the coding sequence TTGTTTGAGAGAAAAAGTAACATGCTTCGAGTGGACTTGCATTTACACACGGTTTTTTCAGGTGACTCTACAATTAGCCCTAAACTCATCGTAGACCAATTGCATTCACACCCTTTGATTAAAGGTGTAGCAATCGCAGACCATAACACTCTAGAAGGCTATTTCCAAGTCCATAGACTTGCCAGTGTTTATGAAGATTTAGTGATTTTACCCGGGATCGAAATAAGCACCGAGAAGGGAGACATAATTATTTTGGGAGTTGAAGAAAAGCCAGAATACCCAGTGACGTTAAACTCTGCTATTGAATTTGCAAAGACAAAAAACGGAGTAATTGTGATACCCCATCCGTACCGTTCCAGGGGCATCGGCGACTTAGCCATGGATATCGACGCCCATGCTATTGAAGTCTTAAATCCTACCGCTACACCTAAAGAAAATATGCTGGCTCAAAAATTGGCGAAAACAAAAGGCGTGTCCAGCGTTGCTGGAACAGATGCTCACAATGTAAGAGAATTGTGGACAGTATCCACAGAGGTCGATGCGCAGCTGACTGTTGAAAGCGTTCTAGACGCTATTCAAAAGGGTTTCGTTAAGGCTGTCGATTCTCGTGCAGCAAACTTGGTAAATAGAGATTGA
- the tgtA gene encoding tRNA guanosine(15) transglycosylase TgtA: MSFEIRDRDMLARLGKIKTKSGTIETPILLPVINPAIQPISPKTMNEEFNCEALITNAYILKKQSGEEAVEKEVHKLLDFDGVVMTDSGAYQILVYGKVDVTPAEIVQYQEQISTDIATILDVPTSWHTTKAYAKHTVDETINRTKQLAKIKTRSDVLWVAPIQGGQYLNLVAYSAKQVGKLPFQIHALGSPTTIMEQYLFDTLVDMIMTAKMNMPSQRPLHLFGAGHPFMFALAVALGCDMFDSAAYAIYARQNRYMTEYGTSRLDELQYFPCSCPICTKNNPKDVMHMPQKERQEALAKHNLYSSFAELKRIKQAIIEGRLWEYLKVRAHAHPALLQAVKRLKKYENYIERHSPTTKRHGLFFFSNLGLMRPEVVRYRKLFAERYSPPKEVKILLLLPKLSKRPFHKAKEVKFLFKNIQQRLLGKRALFHVCVYAAPFGVIPLELDEVYPLSQHEIATPLDLETIDYVAGQVKNYVAASSYKKVVLVEDLVWKGKVSAAYKHIKRKDLSITVLGVKETLNEDVLNDIVETLRKLVV, from the coding sequence ATGAGCTTTGAAATACGTGACAGAGACATGCTTGCAAGGCTAGGGAAAATAAAAACTAAAAGCGGAACGATAGAAACACCCATTTTGCTTCCTGTAATAAACCCAGCTATTCAACCAATCTCGCCAAAGACTATGAATGAAGAATTTAACTGCGAGGCGTTGATAACGAACGCGTATATTTTAAAGAAACAAAGCGGTGAAGAGGCCGTAGAGAAGGAAGTACATAAGCTCCTTGATTTTGACGGCGTGGTCATGACTGACTCTGGAGCCTATCAAATTCTCGTCTACGGAAAAGTAGATGTTACTCCTGCAGAAATTGTGCAATATCAAGAACAAATTTCCACAGACATCGCTACTATATTGGACGTACCAACAAGCTGGCACACAACGAAAGCCTATGCAAAACACACCGTTGACGAGACAATAAACCGCACCAAGCAATTGGCAAAAATTAAAACTCGAAGTGATGTTCTATGGGTTGCTCCAATACAAGGCGGACAGTATTTGAACCTCGTCGCGTATTCAGCTAAACAGGTAGGAAAGTTGCCCTTTCAAATTCATGCTTTGGGAAGCCCTACCACAATTATGGAGCAGTATCTTTTTGACACGTTAGTTGACATGATTATGACAGCAAAGATGAACATGCCTTCGCAAAGACCTTTGCATCTTTTCGGTGCAGGCCACCCCTTCATGTTTGCCTTGGCCGTAGCTTTAGGATGTGACATGTTCGATTCAGCTGCCTACGCAATCTATGCAAGGCAAAACCGCTACATGACAGAATACGGCACGAGCAGACTCGACGAGCTTCAATATTTCCCATGCTCCTGTCCAATCTGTACAAAGAACAATCCGAAAGACGTTATGCACATGCCACAGAAAGAGAGGCAAGAAGCTTTAGCAAAACACAACCTCTACTCAAGTTTCGCAGAGCTAAAACGTATAAAACAAGCCATTATCGAAGGCAGACTCTGGGAATACCTAAAGGTAAGAGCCCATGCGCATCCTGCTTTGCTTCAAGCTGTAAAACGGCTTAAGAAATATGAGAATTACATAGAGCGCCACAGTCCAACAACCAAGAGGCATGGTCTCTTCTTTTTCAGCAATTTGGGACTCATGCGACCAGAAGTTGTACGCTATAGGAAGTTATTTGCAGAGAGATATTCGCCACCAAAAGAGGTTAAGATTCTTCTATTGCTGCCTAAACTCTCGAAAAGGCCTTTTCACAAGGCTAAAGAAGTAAAATTTTTGTTCAAAAATATTCAGCAGAGACTACTTGGAAAACGTGCTTTGTTTCACGTTTGTGTTTATGCAGCACCTTTTGGCGTGATTCCTTTAGAGCTTGATGAAGTTTATCCTTTATCTCAGCACGAAATTGCAACACCGTTGGACCTTGAGACCATAGATTACGTGGCTGGGCAGGTTAAAAACTATGTTGCTGCATCTTCTTACAAGAAGGTAGTCTTGGTTGAAGACTTGGTTTGGAAAGGCAAAGTTTCAGCGGCTTACAAGCACATCAAGAGAAAAGATTTATCAATAACAGTCTTAGGTGTAAAAGAGACATTGAACGAAGACGTTCTAAACGATATTGTTGAAACCCTTAGAAAATTGGTTGTTTGA
- a CDS encoding proteasome assembly chaperone family protein, whose translation MVCVVSLREKPKLRDPVLIEGLPGIGFVANIAALHLIRELKANLFAEIRCSSFQDFAVTAEKGQMHYPINELYYYKGKEGERDLIILYGNTQALTTTGQYELCGHILDVSKKFGCRFVITMGGLKIVQEVDKPKLYFAATDKETVSELLEVGAEIIRGQIFGVAGLLVGIGKLRGFRGFCLLAETLGLYPDSIATREVLNVVCKMLNLEVSFDTLNDTVEIMRSTLENFGLLERSIKERRKEESQFRWFI comes from the coding sequence ATGGTCTGCGTCGTTTCTCTACGGGAAAAACCAAAGTTAAGAGATCCTGTCTTGATAGAAGGCTTACCTGGTATCGGATTCGTTGCCAACATAGCAGCGTTACATCTTATTCGGGAATTGAAGGCGAATCTTTTTGCTGAGATTCGCTGCTCTTCCTTCCAAGACTTCGCCGTAACTGCTGAAAAAGGACAAATGCACTATCCCATTAACGAGCTCTATTATTATAAGGGGAAAGAAGGGGAACGGGATCTTATCATTCTTTACGGAAACACTCAAGCATTGACTACAACAGGGCAATATGAGCTTTGTGGGCACATCCTTGACGTATCCAAAAAATTTGGCTGTCGCTTCGTGATAACTATGGGTGGTTTGAAAATAGTGCAAGAGGTTGATAAGCCGAAGCTTTACTTTGCTGCTACAGACAAGGAAACGGTGAGCGAATTGTTGGAGGTAGGCGCTGAAATTATTAGAGGCCAGATTTTCGGAGTTGCAGGTCTTCTGGTAGGAATTGGGAAACTAAGGGGTTTCCGTGGCTTTTGTTTGTTGGCTGAAACTTTGGGGCTTTATCCCGACAGTATAGCTACTCGTGAGGTTTTAAATGTAGTTTGTAAAATGCTGAATTTAGAGGTTAGTTTTGACACTTTAAATGATACTGTGGAAATTATGCGAAGCACTTTGGAAAACTTTGGTTTGCTCGAACGATCAATAAAAGAAAGAAGAAAAGAGGAATCGCAATTCCGCTGGTTTATCTAA
- a CDS encoding Lsm family RNA-binding protein produces the protein MSAAQRRFFSEIATLVDKRVTVATLNGKSYSGTLVGINPDNMSLCLSDAKDEKGQTLHRVVLNGNVVAKIFAVEKPFDLKALAERLEKVFPTMVRLYEDKGFIWVMEKIKVTEKGVVEGTGPAAERVQKVYGLFLSEMKT, from the coding sequence TTGTCAGCAGCACAGAGAAGGTTTTTCAGTGAAATAGCGACTTTGGTTGACAAAAGAGTTACAGTAGCAACCCTCAACGGAAAATCCTATAGTGGCACACTTGTCGGAATAAATCCAGACAACATGAGCCTCTGCTTATCAGATGCAAAAGACGAAAAGGGTCAAACATTGCACAGAGTTGTGTTAAACGGTAACGTCGTAGCTAAGATATTTGCAGTTGAAAAGCCCTTTGATTTGAAGGCTCTGGCGGAACGTTTAGAGAAAGTGTTTCCGACTATGGTTAGGCTTTACGAGGATAAGGGTTTCATCTGGGTAATGGAGAAAATCAAAGTCACAGAGAAAGGTGTTGTAGAGGGAACTGGGCCTGCAGCTGAGCGTGTGCAGAAGGTGTATGGGCTGTTTTTAAGCGAGATGAAGACTTAG
- a CDS encoding sugar phosphate nucleotidyltransferase: protein MKAVILVAGKGTRLHPLTLTRPKHLVPVGGKPIIDHILTALKNAGINEVVFIVNYMAERLQHHLGDGTKYGMKFEYAVQKQLNGTADATSFAEPFMKKDFLLTYGDWLTTSDAINAVLKIHRKEKPAATMAVVSVENPEHYGIVELENSFVKAIVEKPHRDEAPTNLANAGIYVLSTEIFEAIKHTEQSPRGELEITDSLSLLLEEGHKIAAAKLSSSEMFDVGLLWDLFEANRWVLEKTKPKKEGQIEDASHLISPITIEEGARIRSGTYIEGPVFIGKDSDIGPNCFIRPYTSIGQKVRIGNACEIKNSIIMDKTHIGHLSYIGDSIIGENCNFGAGTTIANYRLDGRSVKMKVKDKVLDTGRRKLGVVLGDDVKTGINALFMPGVKVGNNCWIGPNVVVYRDVPPNTIIMFKQEQGQRKKL from the coding sequence ATGAAAGCAGTAATTTTAGTCGCTGGGAAAGGAACCCGTCTTCACCCACTTACACTTACACGTCCTAAACACCTTGTCCCAGTTGGTGGAAAACCAATAATAGACCACATACTAACTGCTCTCAAAAATGCAGGAATAAACGAGGTAGTTTTCATCGTTAATTACATGGCGGAACGCCTTCAACATCATTTGGGAGACGGAACAAAATACGGGATGAAGTTCGAATATGCGGTTCAGAAACAGCTCAATGGCACCGCTGATGCCACAAGTTTTGCAGAACCCTTCATGAAAAAAGACTTTCTCTTAACCTACGGCGACTGGCTAACAACTTCAGACGCAATAAACGCAGTTCTCAAAATACATAGAAAAGAAAAACCTGCGGCTACAATGGCGGTTGTTTCTGTTGAAAATCCTGAACACTATGGCATAGTTGAACTTGAGAATTCTTTTGTCAAAGCTATTGTAGAAAAACCTCACCGAGATGAAGCTCCAACCAACTTGGCGAACGCAGGCATCTATGTCCTTTCAACAGAAATTTTCGAAGCAATCAAACACACAGAACAATCTCCAAGAGGAGAATTAGAAATAACCGATTCGCTCTCATTACTTTTAGAAGAAGGACACAAAATTGCTGCTGCTAAGCTTTCAAGCAGCGAAATGTTTGATGTGGGACTGCTGTGGGATTTGTTTGAAGCTAACCGATGGGTTCTCGAAAAGACAAAACCAAAAAAGGAGGGGCAAATTGAGGATGCATCTCACTTAATAAGTCCCATAACCATTGAGGAAGGCGCAAGAATCCGTTCTGGGACATACATCGAAGGCCCTGTCTTCATCGGCAAAGACAGCGACATAGGACCCAACTGCTTTATCCGTCCTTACACTAGCATTGGCCAAAAAGTAAGAATCGGAAACGCATGTGAAATAAAAAACAGCATTATAATGGATAAAACACACATCGGCCATCTATCCTATATAGGCGACAGCATAATAGGCGAAAACTGCAACTTCGGCGCAGGAACCACGATTGCCAATTATCGCTTAGATGGCAGATCAGTCAAAATGAAGGTCAAAGACAAAGTTTTAGACACTGGAAGAAGAAAACTCGGCGTTGTGCTTGGTGACGACGTCAAAACTGGGATAAACGCTTTGTTTATGCCTGGAGTGAAAGTGGGTAACAACTGTTGGATAGGCCCTAATGTCGTCGTATATCGAGACGTGCCTCCAAACACTATAATCATGTTTAAACAGGAACAGGGACAACGCAAAAAACTGTAA
- the glmM gene encoding phosphoglucosamine mutase: MTKLFGTSGIRGKANKTITPQLALQIGQALATHTKAKTILTAQDTRTTSPMLQHALTAGITACAATALQQGTIPTPVLAYLTKQTKADAGVMVTASHNPPEYNGIKLYNPDTTAYNQKQQNQIEKTITKKQFKLATWQNIGKTITINETQQYIEMITKNVKLKKPWKIIIDSGNGATSQLVPQIFRELNCNLIAVNSQPNGHFPGRNSEPNEESLKPLCNMVRRLEAALGIAYDGDGDRMITTDEKGRITPLDQTFAAYAAHVIKQRKNKTIVTQVEASMCIEKMIEAEGGKIVRTKVGDVNITEAIKKHSATFGGEPCGAWIHPNYHYCPDGILSSILLLKALEETNQNLSSFVSKVPQYPLLRQNVACSNSVKPIVLEKVYEALPAIFSDVKEQSKIDGFRLALKQGWLLVRPSGTEPLMRITVEAETRKTSEIIMKKTAKLIDKLVKETG, translated from the coding sequence TTGACAAAACTCTTCGGAACAAGCGGCATAAGAGGCAAAGCCAACAAAACCATAACACCACAACTCGCCCTCCAAATCGGCCAAGCCCTAGCCACCCACACAAAAGCAAAAACAATACTCACAGCCCAAGATACACGCACAACCTCCCCCATGCTACAACACGCATTAACAGCCGGCATAACCGCCTGCGCCGCCACCGCTTTACAACAAGGCACGATTCCAACACCTGTTCTAGCATACTTAACAAAACAAACAAAAGCCGACGCAGGAGTGATGGTAACCGCCAGCCACAACCCTCCAGAATACAACGGCATAAAACTCTACAACCCCGACACAACAGCCTACAACCAAAAACAACAAAACCAAATAGAAAAAACAATAACCAAAAAACAATTCAAACTCGCAACATGGCAAAACATAGGCAAAACCATCACAATAAACGAAACCCAACAATACATCGAAATGATAACAAAAAACGTCAAACTCAAAAAACCTTGGAAAATAATCATAGACTCCGGAAACGGAGCCACCAGCCAACTTGTACCTCAAATATTTCGCGAGCTAAATTGTAACCTAATAGCCGTTAATTCACAGCCAAACGGACACTTTCCAGGAAGAAACTCCGAACCCAACGAAGAATCGCTCAAGCCACTATGCAACATGGTAAGAAGACTAGAGGCTGCCTTGGGAATAGCATATGACGGAGACGGAGACAGAATGATAACAACAGACGAAAAAGGACGCATAACACCATTAGACCAAACTTTCGCCGCCTACGCTGCTCATGTGATAAAACAGCGGAAAAACAAGACAATAGTTACACAAGTAGAAGCTTCAATGTGCATCGAAAAAATGATTGAGGCTGAGGGTGGGAAAATTGTTAGAACAAAAGTGGGCGACGTAAACATCACAGAAGCCATAAAAAAACACAGCGCAACCTTCGGAGGCGAACCCTGTGGTGCATGGATACACCCAAACTACCATTACTGCCCAGATGGCATCCTCTCATCAATCCTACTCCTCAAAGCCCTAGAAGAAACAAACCAAAACTTGTCCTCTTTTGTTTCCAAAGTACCTCAATATCCACTGTTGAGGCAGAATGTTGCATGCTCAAATTCTGTCAAACCCATTGTATTGGAAAAGGTGTATGAAGCCTTACCTGCAATCTTTTCCGATGTTAAAGAACAATCGAAAATAGACGGATTTCGTTTAGCCTTGAAACAAGGTTGGCTTCTAGTAAGACCTTCTGGAACAGAACCTTTAATGCGAATAACAGTAGAAGCAGAAACCAGAAAAACTTCAGAAATAATTATGAAAAAAACTGCAAAACTAATTGACAAACTAGTCAAGGAGACAGGTTAA
- a CDS encoding DUF3788 domain-containing protein, producing MSNDRRVLLMNMGQNFHRMTDKAPKPTEQEMVKFIGEQAKEAWLEVRRFIEDNYGLIPETIFYGTKYGWTIRYRKSRKTLCSLFPEKGGFTVLIVLGKKESEKALLIRDELSSKIRKLLGDTEQLHDGRWLWIRLLTTSDTNDIKKLLQIKRKPKKI from the coding sequence ATGTCAAATGACAGAAGAGTACTATTGATGAATATGGGGCAAAATTTCCATCGGATGACAGACAAGGCACCCAAGCCTACCGAACAGGAAATGGTAAAGTTCATAGGAGAACAGGCAAAAGAAGCTTGGCTAGAGGTAAGACGGTTCATTGAAGACAATTATGGTCTTATACCTGAAACAATATTTTATGGAACAAAATACGGATGGACAATCCGTTACCGCAAAAGCAGAAAGACTCTATGCTCGCTTTTCCCAGAGAAAGGCGGATTTACAGTTTTAATAGTTCTTGGCAAGAAAGAATCCGAAAAAGCTCTTTTAATACGAGATGAATTAAGTTCCAAAATCCGTAAACTTCTAGGGGACACGGAACAATTGCATGATGGACGCTGGCTATGGATTAGACTATTAACAACAAGCGATACCAATGACATAAAGAAACTTTTACAAATAAAAAGAAAACCAAAGAAGATTTGA
- a CDS encoding M20/M25/M40 family metallo-hydrolase — MNIKRVYDYIDKHSQNFIQELARLVKQPSISAKGEGMQKCAEIVEKMLREVGFSTQVIPEKNGNPVVYGELKSQNSKKTLLFYDHYDVQPPEPLEEWKFDAFSGKVYEGRIYGRGVSDNKGNIVSRIKVVEAFLKAVGDVPVNVKFVVEGEEEIGSPHFAPVVKQHKDLFSNDATIWEFGGTNYEGRPEIYLGLKGVLSVELRTKGASRDVHSANAPLVQNPAWRLVWALNTLKNEEDEILIEGFYDNVEPPSKEELQLLDDIPLEEEKLKRTLGLKEFLHKKTGREAKKTLLYSPTCTINGFLAGYTGPGSKTVLPKEAMVKLDFRLVPNQMPDKILEKLREHLKKGGFKDIEAIRYGSTEPTKTPVTDKFVNVVVKAAEKIYGKRAVVYPTSAASGPMHLFRNWLGCPVVSAGCSHADAKGHAPNENLTIEGFIKGSKFMATVLNDFSQS, encoded by the coding sequence GTGAATATTAAAAGGGTTTATGACTACATCGACAAGCACTCGCAAAACTTCATTCAAGAATTGGCAAGGCTAGTGAAACAGCCCAGCATCTCTGCAAAAGGCGAAGGAATGCAGAAATGCGCAGAAATAGTTGAGAAGATGCTGCGTGAAGTTGGGTTTTCTACTCAAGTAATTCCTGAAAAGAATGGAAACCCCGTTGTTTACGGAGAGCTAAAGTCGCAAAACTCAAAGAAAACCTTGCTGTTCTATGACCATTATGACGTTCAACCGCCTGAACCCTTGGAAGAATGGAAGTTCGATGCTTTCAGCGGCAAGGTTTACGAGGGAAGAATTTATGGTCGAGGCGTCTCGGATAATAAGGGAAACATTGTTTCGAGAATAAAGGTGGTTGAGGCTTTTCTTAAGGCTGTTGGCGACGTTCCTGTGAATGTGAAGTTTGTTGTGGAAGGTGAAGAGGAAATTGGCAGTCCACATTTTGCTCCTGTTGTTAAGCAGCATAAAGACTTGTTTTCTAATGATGCTACGATTTGGGAGTTTGGCGGAACAAACTATGAGGGGCGCCCTGAGATCTATCTGGGTCTAAAAGGCGTCTTGTCGGTGGAGCTGAGGACCAAGGGCGCATCAAGGGATGTTCACTCTGCAAACGCTCCACTAGTTCAAAATCCTGCGTGGCGCCTCGTTTGGGCTTTAAACACGTTGAAGAATGAAGAAGACGAGATATTAATCGAAGGCTTTTACGACAATGTTGAACCACCCTCCAAAGAAGAGCTTCAACTGTTGGACGACATCCCCCTCGAAGAAGAAAAACTGAAAAGAACTTTGGGCTTGAAAGAGTTTCTGCACAAGAAAACTGGTAGAGAAGCCAAGAAAACGCTGCTTTACAGCCCCACATGTACAATTAACGGTTTTCTCGCAGGGTATACTGGACCAGGTTCCAAAACGGTTTTGCCAAAGGAAGCTATGGTGAAGCTTGACTTTAGACTTGTGCCGAACCAGATGCCTGACAAAATTTTAGAAAAACTTAGGGAGCACTTGAAGAAAGGAGGCTTCAAAGACATAGAAGCCATACGCTACGGTTCGACTGAACCGACAAAAACTCCAGTGACAGACAAGTTTGTGAATGTTGTCGTTAAGGCGGCGGAGAAGATTTATGGAAAAAGGGCTGTTGTGTATCCTACCAGTGCGGCTTCAGGACCTATGCATTTGTTTCGAAACTGGCTAGGTTGTCCTGTTGTTTCTGCGGGCTGCAGTCACGCGGATGCGAAAGGTCATGCTCCGAACGAAAACTTGACCATAGAAGGTTTCATAAAGGGAAGTAAATTCATGGCAACCGTCTTAAACGATTTCAGCCAATCCTGA